Proteins encoded in a region of the Haloglomus salinum genome:
- a CDS encoding OB-fold nucleic acid binding domain-containing protein, with product MGNCIICGTATDGPICDTHQEDVVFEFEGNSPSQLTEGRFYEGTVDGYADFGVFVDLSSSVTGLLHRSKLDRRLESLDWEPGDSVFVQVTNVRDNGDVDLGWSIRQSDRDFRGRLVDTPDGDYLADEEDDDDEPDADTGGSEQGTSEPEPVSESDESTESDTETTEAETTEAETESDPADESEAPSGRDSEPAPTAGQGRAAASEEADPEASEPTGEEPDEAESASEPAPEASTEEPAEEPTDDADGEPTESAEAERASVEDLRERVGDVIAIEGEVVSVRQTSGPTVFELRDETAVVDCAAFEEAGVRAYPEVETGDIVRLTGEVRVRRDELQVETEELVVLADEAKETVEQRMAEALDEEAEPERVEPLAVDEVIADLNDDLREAATAIRRAVAESRPVVIRHAATTDGYVAGAAIERAVLPLVAEEHAASDASYHYFDRRPLEGAVYDMDDATKDVTGMLGDQERHDEKFPLFVFAAAGGTRESLDGFDLLEVYDAERVVVDGQAVDDEVRDAVETTVAPAAGSEERTAATVGATLAAAINDAIRDDLGHLPAVSYWDDAPEQYGTLAEEAGVDAETTRQLREAVALEAYYQSYEDKRELIIDLLFERGEGGDGVGLAEQVSEQFDTKLEAEMDTALANLERREAAGVSFAVLDTDSYTHRFDFPPKRLLLDELHRREAEGDSFVTIGIAKDELFLRATEELDLRAIAEEVAEEAEHAGVAARGAREGKVEFLSGERDAVLKAVIKSVADRVAAAA from the coding sequence ATGGGTAACTGCATCATCTGTGGTACGGCGACTGACGGGCCTATCTGTGACACCCACCAGGAGGACGTCGTCTTCGAGTTCGAGGGGAACAGCCCCAGCCAGCTGACCGAGGGTCGCTTCTACGAGGGCACCGTCGACGGCTACGCCGACTTCGGCGTCTTCGTCGACCTGTCCAGCAGCGTCACCGGGCTGCTCCACCGCTCGAAGCTCGACCGGCGGCTCGAATCCCTCGACTGGGAGCCGGGCGACAGCGTCTTCGTCCAGGTCACGAACGTCCGCGACAACGGTGACGTGGACCTGGGCTGGTCCATCCGCCAGTCCGACCGCGACTTCCGCGGCCGCCTCGTCGACACTCCCGACGGCGACTACCTCGCCGACGAGGAGGACGATGACGACGAGCCGGACGCCGACACGGGTGGAAGCGAACAGGGAACCTCGGAGCCCGAGCCGGTCTCGGAGTCCGACGAGTCCACGGAATCCGACACGGAGACGACCGAGGCCGAGACGACCGAGGCCGAGACGGAGTCCGACCCCGCCGACGAGTCCGAAGCACCGTCAGGACGTGACTCGGAGCCGGCACCGACCGCCGGCCAGGGCCGGGCCGCCGCGAGCGAGGAGGCCGACCCCGAGGCGAGCGAGCCGACGGGTGAGGAGCCCGACGAGGCCGAGAGCGCGTCCGAGCCGGCGCCCGAGGCGTCCACGGAGGAGCCGGCCGAGGAGCCGACCGACGACGCTGACGGGGAGCCGACGGAGAGCGCCGAGGCCGAGCGCGCGTCCGTCGAGGACCTGCGAGAGCGCGTCGGCGACGTCATCGCCATCGAGGGCGAGGTCGTGAGCGTGCGACAGACCTCCGGGCCGACCGTCTTCGAACTGCGTGACGAGACCGCCGTGGTGGACTGCGCTGCGTTCGAGGAGGCTGGCGTCCGGGCCTATCCCGAGGTCGAGACCGGCGACATCGTCCGGCTCACGGGCGAGGTCCGGGTCCGGCGCGACGAACTCCAGGTCGAGACCGAGGAGCTGGTCGTGCTGGCCGACGAGGCGAAGGAGACCGTCGAGCAGCGGATGGCCGAGGCGCTCGACGAGGAGGCCGAGCCCGAGCGCGTCGAGCCGCTGGCCGTCGACGAGGTCATCGCCGACCTGAACGACGACCTCCGCGAGGCCGCGACGGCCATCCGGCGTGCGGTCGCGGAGTCGCGCCCGGTCGTCATCCGGCACGCCGCCACGACGGACGGCTACGTCGCGGGCGCCGCCATCGAACGAGCGGTCCTGCCGCTGGTCGCCGAGGAACACGCCGCCAGCGACGCCAGCTACCACTACTTCGACCGCCGGCCGCTGGAGGGCGCCGTCTACGACATGGACGACGCCACGAAGGACGTGACGGGGATGCTGGGCGACCAGGAGCGTCACGACGAGAAGTTCCCGCTGTTCGTCTTCGCCGCCGCCGGCGGCACCCGCGAGTCCCTCGACGGCTTCGACCTGCTGGAGGTGTACGACGCCGAGCGTGTCGTCGTCGACGGGCAGGCCGTGGACGACGAGGTCCGCGACGCCGTCGAGACGACGGTCGCTCCGGCCGCCGGGAGCGAGGAGCGGACCGCAGCCACCGTGGGCGCGACGCTCGCGGCCGCCATCAATGACGCCATCCGCGACGACCTGGGCCACCTGCCGGCCGTCTCCTACTGGGACGACGCGCCCGAGCAGTACGGCACACTCGCCGAGGAGGCCGGCGTCGACGCCGAGACCACCCGGCAGCTCCGCGAGGCCGTCGCGCTGGAGGCGTACTACCAGTCCTACGAGGACAAGCGCGAGCTCATCATCGACCTGCTGTTCGAGCGGGGCGAGGGCGGCGACGGCGTCGGACTCGCCGAGCAGGTCTCCGAGCAGTTCGACACCAAGCTCGAGGCCGAGATGGACACGGCGCTTGCGAACCTCGAACGCCGCGAGGCGGCGGGCGTCTCGTTCGCCGTCCTCGACACGGACTCGTACACGCACCGCTTCGACTTCCCGCCCAAGCGGCTCCTGCTGGACGAACTCCACCGGCGCGAGGCCGAGGGCGACAGCTTCGTCACCATCGGCATCGCGAAGGACGAGCTGTTCCTCCGCGCGACGGAGGAGCTCGACCTCCGTGCCATCGCCGAGGAGGTCGCCGAGGAGGCCGAGCACGCCGGCGTCGCCGCACGCGGCGCTCGCGAGGGCAAGGTCGAGTTCCTCTCCGGCGAGCGCGACGCGGTGCTGAAAGCAGTCATCAAGTCGGTCGCGGACCGCGTCGCCGCCGCGGCCTGA
- a CDS encoding M24 family metallopeptidase encodes MDLDLSMLDTYLDEAGADGYLVDADGEDATQRYLSGFDAPDPYVTLYVREGAGEGSADASGGTTHLLVSALEYGRAAKEARADTVERGSAYDAQSLVDEYGPHEGSDRAVAAFCRAHGVESVAMPERAPLGPADGLREQGLDVTVDRDETVERVRAIKTEAEIDHIREAQKANEKAMARAEELLREATVEEGVLRHDGEALTSERVRTAIEIELLHNGCALDETIVACGADAADPHDRGSGPLHADEPIIVDIFPRSKETGYFADMTRTFCVGEPTDRAHDWYDLTFEAQEAALDAIEAGVSGSEVHGAVCDVYEAAGEPTLRDDDATETGFIHTTGHGVGLDIHEYPRLSTAENELEAGMVVTVEPGLYDPDVGGVRIEDLVVVREDGVENLTDYPTEFVIEV; translated from the coding sequence ATGGACCTCGACCTCTCGATGCTCGATACATATCTCGACGAGGCCGGCGCGGACGGCTACCTCGTCGACGCCGACGGCGAGGACGCGACACAGCGCTACCTCTCCGGTTTCGACGCGCCCGACCCCTACGTGACGCTGTACGTCCGCGAGGGCGCGGGCGAGGGGAGCGCCGACGCGTCGGGCGGCACGACCCACCTCCTCGTCTCGGCGCTGGAGTACGGCCGCGCGGCGAAGGAAGCCCGTGCGGACACCGTCGAGCGTGGGTCGGCGTACGACGCCCAGTCGCTCGTCGACGAGTACGGCCCCCACGAGGGGAGCGACCGCGCGGTGGCGGCGTTCTGCCGGGCCCACGGCGTTGAATCGGTCGCGATGCCAGAACGCGCGCCGCTCGGGCCGGCCGACGGCCTCCGCGAGCAGGGTCTCGACGTGACCGTCGACCGGGACGAGACGGTCGAACGCGTCCGCGCCATCAAGACCGAGGCCGAGATCGACCACATCCGCGAGGCACAGAAGGCGAACGAGAAGGCGATGGCCCGGGCCGAGGAACTGCTCCGCGAGGCCACCGTCGAGGAGGGCGTCCTCCGCCACGACGGCGAGGCGCTGACCAGCGAGCGCGTCCGCACTGCCATCGAGATAGAACTGCTCCACAACGGCTGCGCGCTCGACGAGACCATCGTCGCCTGCGGCGCCGACGCCGCCGACCCCCACGACCGCGGAAGCGGGCCGCTCCACGCCGACGAGCCCATCATCGTCGACATCTTCCCGCGCTCGAAGGAGACGGGCTACTTCGCGGATATGACCCGCACCTTCTGCGTCGGCGAGCCGACCGACCGGGCACACGACTGGTACGACCTCACGTTCGAAGCGCAGGAGGCCGCGCTGGATGCCATCGAGGCCGGCGTCTCGGGGAGCGAGGTCCACGGCGCGGTCTGTGACGTGTACGAGGCTGCCGGGGAACCGACGCTCCGGGACGACGACGCCACGGAGACGGGGTTCATCCACACCACCGGGCACGGCGTGGGGCTGGACATCCACGAGTACCCGCGCCTGAGCACGGCCGAGAACGAACTGGAGGCCGGGATGGTCGTGACCGTCGAGCCGGGGCTGTACGACCCCGATGTGGGTGGGGTCCGTATCGAGGACCTCGTCGTGGTGCGCGAGGACGGCGTGGAGAACCTGACCGACTACCCGACGGAGTTCGTTATCGAGGTGTGA
- the aroA gene encoding 3-phosphoshikimate 1-carboxyvinyltransferase, with the protein MDAIVRASAVRGVARAPPSKSYTHRAILAAGYADGALVRGPLDSADTRATARAVERYGGTVDRLGEDDQPPSVDPEGVGFVDSPIDADPGDLLVTGFGGRPDVPAQVIDCANSGTTMRLTTATAALADGLTVLTGDGSLRSRPQGPLLDAVDQLDGRAESTRANGQAPLVVGGPVGGGTVSIPGDVSSQYITALLMAGAVTDEGVRVDLETELKSAPYVDITVEVLDEFGVAAWDTDDGFAVDGGQSYEPTDGEYHVPGDFSSISYLVAAGALAAAPDDELVVHGAKESAQGDTVIIDVLERMGADIDWDLDEQRITVARSSLTGVEVGVADTPDLLPTIAALGAAADGTTRITDCEHVRYKETDRVSAMAEELERMGATVEEFTDELVVHGDETDLQGATVDGRADHRIVMSLAVAGLVADGETRIQGAEHVDVSFPDFFEVLYELGADVDREG; encoded by the coding sequence ATGGACGCAATCGTACGCGCGTCGGCGGTCCGTGGCGTCGCACGCGCCCCGCCGTCGAAGAGCTACACACACCGTGCCATCCTCGCCGCGGGCTACGCCGACGGGGCGCTCGTCCGTGGCCCGCTCGACTCGGCCGACACCCGCGCGACGGCCCGCGCGGTCGAACGCTACGGCGGCACCGTCGACCGCCTCGGCGAGGACGACCAGCCACCCAGCGTCGACCCCGAGGGCGTCGGCTTCGTCGACAGCCCCATCGACGCCGACCCCGGCGACCTGCTCGTCACGGGCTTCGGCGGCCGACCCGACGTGCCGGCGCAGGTCATCGACTGTGCCAACTCCGGCACCACGATGCGCCTGACCACGGCCACCGCAGCCCTCGCGGACGGGCTGACGGTCCTGACCGGCGACGGCTCCCTCCGGTCGCGGCCGCAGGGCCCGCTGCTGGACGCCGTCGACCAGCTCGACGGGCGCGCCGAATCGACCCGCGCCAACGGGCAGGCGCCGCTGGTCGTCGGCGGGCCCGTGGGCGGTGGCACCGTCTCGATTCCGGGCGATGTCTCCTCGCAGTACATCACCGCGCTCCTGATGGCTGGCGCCGTCACCGACGAGGGGGTCCGCGTCGACCTGGAGACCGAACTGAAGTCCGCGCCGTACGTCGACATCACGGTCGAGGTCCTCGACGAGTTCGGCGTCGCCGCGTGGGACACCGACGACGGGTTCGCGGTCGACGGCGGCCAGTCCTACGAGCCGACCGACGGCGAGTACCACGTCCCCGGCGACTTCTCCTCCATCTCCTATCTCGTCGCCGCGGGCGCGCTCGCTGCCGCACCCGACGACGAACTCGTCGTCCACGGCGCCAAAGAGAGTGCCCAGGGCGACACCGTCATCATCGACGTGCTGGAGCGGATGGGCGCCGACATCGACTGGGACCTCGACGAGCAGCGCATCACCGTCGCGCGCTCGTCGCTCACGGGTGTCGAGGTCGGCGTCGCCGACACGCCGGACCTCCTGCCGACCATCGCCGCGCTCGGTGCGGCCGCCGACGGAACGACGCGCATCACGGACTGCGAGCACGTCCGGTACAAGGAGACCGACCGGGTCAGCGCGATGGCCGAGGAACTGGAGCGGATGGGCGCCACCGTCGAGGAGTTCACGGACGAACTCGTCGTCCACGGCGACGAGACGGACCTGCAGGGCGCGACCGTCGACGGCCGCGCGGACCACCGCATCGTCATGTCGCTCGCGGTGGCGGGCCTCGTCGCCGACGGCGAGACGCGCATCCAGGGAGCCGAACACGTCGATGTCTCCTTCCCGGACTTCTTCGAGGTGCTGTACGAACTCGGCGCCGACGTGGACCGGGAGGGGTAG
- a CDS encoding dTDP-4-dehydrorhamnose 3,5-epimerase family protein has protein sequence MSGIEGVRERELEPIVDERGWLMEILRSDWPEFEAFGQVYLTTARPGVVKAWHEHEAQRDNFVPVSGRIKLVLADTRADSPTEGEIVEYFIGERNFRLVSIPPGVTHGFKCISDDEAMVVNVPTTTYDYEDPDEIRYDPDTDAIDYDWVLPDDRVHG, from the coding sequence GTGAGCGGAATCGAGGGGGTACGCGAGCGGGAACTCGAACCGATAGTGGACGAGCGAGGCTGGCTGATGGAGATACTTCGCTCGGACTGGCCGGAGTTCGAGGCGTTCGGCCAGGTGTATCTCACGACGGCCCGCCCGGGCGTCGTCAAGGCGTGGCACGAACACGAGGCCCAGCGCGACAACTTCGTCCCGGTCTCCGGGCGCATCAAACTGGTCCTGGCCGACACGCGCGCCGACTCCCCGACCGAAGGGGAGATTGTCGAGTACTTCATCGGCGAGCGGAACTTCCGACTGGTCTCGATTCCGCCGGGCGTCACGCACGGGTTCAAATGTATCAGTGACGACGAGGCGATGGTGGTGAACGTCCCCACGACCACGTACGACTACGAGGACCCCGACGAAATCCGGTACGACCCGGACACCGACGCCATCGACTACGACTGGGTGCTGCCGGACGACCGGGTCCACGGATGA
- a CDS encoding dTDP-glucose 4,6-dehydratase: MRLLVTGGAGFIGSHFAGAYARNRPVDEVVVLDALTHAGDRGRVPDHEAVTFREGSVTDPDAVATAIEGVDRVVHFAARTHVDRAIADPGAFVETNVRGTQVLLDAARAADIDRLVLLSTDEVYGETLAGAQHEDDPLDPRNPYSATKAAAEHLAGSYAATYGLPVLSVRPSNTYGPRQHAEKFIPTILCHALAEEPIPVYGDGSARRQWLYVDDCVRAIATVLDEGATGETYNIGSGRELSNLELVHTVLERLGRSRDLVEFVPDRQGHDMRYDVDDTKLRQLGWEPSVDMEEGLERTIRWGRERFDE, translated from the coding sequence ATGAGACTCCTGGTGACTGGCGGTGCCGGGTTCATCGGGAGTCACTTCGCCGGCGCGTACGCCCGGAACCGGCCGGTGGACGAGGTCGTCGTGCTCGACGCCCTGACCCATGCTGGCGACCGCGGCCGTGTCCCCGACCACGAGGCCGTGACCTTCCGGGAGGGGAGCGTGACCGACCCCGACGCGGTGGCAACCGCCATCGAGGGCGTCGACCGGGTCGTCCACTTCGCCGCGCGGACCCACGTCGACCGAGCCATCGCCGACCCGGGTGCGTTCGTCGAGACGAACGTCCGTGGCACGCAGGTCCTGCTCGATGCCGCACGCGCGGCCGACATCGACCGGCTGGTGCTGCTCAGTACCGACGAGGTGTACGGCGAGACGCTCGCCGGCGCCCAGCACGAGGACGACCCGCTCGACCCCCGGAACCCGTACAGCGCGACGAAGGCCGCCGCCGAACATCTCGCGGGAAGCTACGCGGCGACCTACGGCCTGCCCGTGCTCAGCGTGCGCCCGAGCAACACCTACGGGCCGCGCCAGCACGCCGAGAAGTTCATTCCGACCATCCTCTGCCACGCGCTCGCCGAGGAGCCGATTCCGGTCTACGGGGACGGCAGCGCCCGCCGCCAGTGGCTCTACGTCGACGACTGCGTCCGGGCCATCGCCACCGTCCTCGACGAGGGGGCCACCGGCGAGACCTACAACATCGGCAGCGGGCGGGAGCTGTCGAACCTGGAGCTGGTCCACACCGTGCTGGAGCGGCTCGGCCGGTCGCGGGACCTCGTCGAGTTCGTCCCGGACCGACAGGGCCACGACATGCGGTACGATGTCGACGACACGAAGCTCCGGCAGCTCGGCTGGGAGCCGTCGGTCGATATGGAGGAGGGGCTCGAACGGACCATCCGCTGGGGACGCGAGCGGTTCGACGAGTAA